In Calditerricola satsumensis, a genomic segment contains:
- a CDS encoding isoprenyl transferase, whose amino-acid sequence MFKWGLRKTEKPHDAVERLEGNLPRHVAIIMDGNGRWAERRGLPRFVGHRAGMKTVREIIRAAREIGIEVLTLYAFSTENWKRPREEVDFLMRLPQEYLLTDLPELIENNVRVCVLGDVNGLPRHTLEAVERAMRETAHNTGMVVNFALNYGSRAEITHAVRRIAEEVKAGRLDPADIDENRVAAALFTADLPDPDLLIRTSGELRISNFLLWQIAYTELWFTEVCWPDFTVAHFHEALRDYQSRTRRYGAVKP is encoded by the coding sequence ATGTTCAAGTGGGGATTGAGAAAAACCGAGAAGCCGCATGACGCGGTGGAGCGCCTCGAAGGGAACCTGCCGCGCCATGTGGCGATCATCATGGACGGCAACGGCCGGTGGGCCGAGCGGCGCGGACTGCCGCGCTTTGTGGGCCACCGCGCGGGCATGAAGACGGTGCGGGAGATCATCCGCGCCGCGCGCGAGATCGGCATTGAGGTGCTGACCCTGTACGCCTTTTCCACGGAGAACTGGAAACGCCCGCGCGAGGAAGTGGATTTCCTCATGCGGTTGCCCCAGGAATATTTGCTGACCGATCTGCCGGAGCTGATTGAAAACAACGTGCGCGTGTGCGTCCTGGGCGATGTGAACGGATTGCCCCGCCACACCCTTGAAGCGGTCGAACGGGCGATGCGGGAGACGGCCCACAATACGGGCATGGTTGTCAATTTTGCGCTGAATTACGGCAGCCGCGCGGAAATTACCCACGCCGTTCGGCGCATCGCCGAGGAGGTCAAGGCGGGCCGGCTGGATCCCGCAGACATCGACGAAAACCGCGTCGCCGCCGCCCTCTTTACGGCCGATCTGCCCGATCCCGATCTCCTGATCCGCACCAGCGGCGAGCTGCGCATCAGCAACTTTTTGTTGTGGCAAATTGCCTATACCGAGCTGTGGTTCACCGAGGTATGCTGGCCCGACTTCACCGTCGCGCATTTTCATGAAGCCTTACGCGACTACCAGTCCCGCACCCGGCGATACGGGGCGGTCAAACCCTAG